AGACGGGCATGGTCGAGGTCGTCGAACCCGTGACCGAGATCCGGCTCGACGTGCCCGCGGGGCTCGTCATCGCCCGTGTCGCGGTCGAGGGCGGCCACGCCGTGCACGTCACGATCGAGAACGTGCCGAGCTTCGTCGAGCGATTGGATGCCTCGATCGAGGTGCCGGGCTACGGCGCCGTGCCCTACTCCGTCGCCTTCGGCGGCAACTTCTACGCGCTCGTGGATCTCGACGACGTCGGCCTGCCGTTCGATCGCACCCGGAAGGACGATATCGTCGCCGCAGGCCTCGCGATCATGGAGGCGATCAACACCCAGGCGCCGCCGCGGCATCCTGAGCTCGACGGCGCGAACCACGTGCATCACGTCGAGTTCATCGCGCCCGGCTCCGACGCCGTGCGGTCGCGGCACGCGATGGCGATCCATCCGGGCTGGTTCGATCGCTCGCCGTGCGGCACCGGCACGTCGGCGCGCATGGCCGAGCTGCACGCCCGCGGCGAACTCGCCCTCGACACCGACTTCGTGAACGAGTCGTTCATCGGCACCGAGTTCACCGGGCGGCTGCTGCGGGAGACGACCGTCGGCGGCGTGCCCGCGGTGGTGCCCACCATCACCGGGCGGGCGTGGGTGACCGGGCTCGGCCAATACTTCCTCGACGACGACGACCCGTTCCCCGAGGGGTTCGTCTTCTGACCCCCCAGACCGACCCCCAGCACAGAGCGGATCGACCCATGACGACCTCAACCGAACCCGACCTCGACCGCGTCGCCGAACGGGCCGCCGCCGTCGCGCGCGCCTTCGCCGCGACCGAACCGCGCGCCCGAGCCGCGGCACTGGTCGCCGTGGCCGACGCTCTCGACCGCAACGCCGCCGAGCTCATCGCGATCGCGATGCGCGAGACCGGCCTCACCGCGCCGCGTCTCATCGGCGAGGTGCGCCGCACCTCGAACCAGCTCAGGCTCTTCGCCGAGGCGATCGTCGACGGCGCCTACCTCGACGCCCGCATCGACGCGGCCGACCCCGAGTACGTCATCGGTCCGCGTCCCGACGTGCGCCGCGTGCTCGAGCCGGTCGGCCCCGTGCTGAACTTCGCGGCGTCGAACTTCCCGTTCGCGTTCTCGGTCGCGGGCGGCGACTCGGCCGCGGCGCTCGCGGCAGGATGCCCCGTCGTCGTGAAGGCGCACTCGGGGCATCTCGAGCTCTCGCGCCGCACCGCGGAGGTCGTCATCGAGGCGCTCGCCGGTGCGGGCATGCCCGACGGCGTCTTCCAGCTCATCGAGGGGCAGCAGAACGGCGTCGCCCTGCTGAAGGACGACCGCATCCGTGCGGGCGCCTTCACCGGCTCGACGCACGTCGGCCGGCTGCTCGCCGACATCGCAGCGACCCGTCCGCGGCCGATCCCGTTCTACGGTGAGCTCGGCAGCGTGAACCCCGTCTACGCGACGCCGGGTGCCGTCGTCGCCGAACCCGAGCTGCTCCAGGGCTTCCTCGCCTCCGTCGCCGGGTCGGCGGGCCAGCTCTGCACGAAGCCGGGCTTCCTCTTCGTGCCGACGGGCGCTGAGCTCGGCGAGCTGGCGGAGGCCGCCGCCGCGGTCGGCGAGCATCGCCTGCTGAACCCGGGCATCGGCCGGGCGTTCGAAGAGCGCCGCAGCGCCGTGCTCGGCGCCGACGGCGTCGCCGTGCTCGCCGAGGGCGAGGTGCGAGTCGACGACGACGGGCAGCGCTTCGTGACGCCCACGGTCGTCGAGGTCTCGGTCGAGCAGCTGCGGGCGCAGCCCGATGCACTCCTCGAGGAGTCGTTCGGGCCGCTGTCGGTGATCGTGCGGTATTCGGATGCCGCGGCGCTGCCCGACCTCCACCGCGAGCTGTTCCCCGGCAACCTGACCTCGACCGTGCACGCCACCGACGCCGAGGCGGGCGAGCTCGGAGACCTCGTGGAGGCACTCGCCGAAACGAGCGGTCGCGTGCTCTTCGGCGGATGGCCGACCGGCGTCTCCGTGACCGCCGCGATGCAGCACGGCGGGCCGTTCCCGGCCACGACCACCGATGCCACGAGCGTCGGCACGGCGGCGATCACGCGGTTCCTCCGCGGCGTCGCGTACCAGAACGCGCCGGCGGCCCTGCTGCCCGACGCGCTGCGCGACGACAACCCATGGGGTGTTCCGCAGCGTCGCAGCGAGGCGGGGCGGTCGAGCGAGTGGGGAAGCCTCACTGGCATCCACTGACGAGACGGGTACGCGAATGGCCCGGGCGCACACGCCCGGGCCATTCGTCGTCCCGGCCGGCCGGGGCGTCCTTGCTCAGACCACGCGACGGCCGGCCTGCACGATGTGCCGACGCGCATCGGCCTCCCACAACGCGGCAGGCTCCGCGATCGGGTTCGCGGCCAGCACGACCGCATCGCCGTACGCCCCGGCATCCAGATGGCCGAGTCGTCGATCGCCGATCAGCGCGGCATTCGTCTCGGTCAGTGAGCGCAGGGTCTCGGTTGCGCCGCTCGCCTCGACCTGCAGGCGCACGCCGCAGAGCTGATCGTCCTCGAGGTCTCCCATGAGATCGCTGCCGAAGCCGACCGGCACGCCCGCGGCCAGTGCGAGCTGCACGGCCTCCTGCCCCTTCGAGAGCACCTCTGCGTTCTTGGCCAGGGAGATCTCGTTCAAGCCGAGCTCCGCGCCACGGCGATCCATGGCGTCGTAGGCGGCGAGCGTCGGAACCAGGATCGCTCCGAGTTCGGCCATGCGTCGCGCGGTCGGCGAATCGATGAGATTGCCGTGCTCGATCGAGCGAACACCGTTCTCGATGGAATGCACCACGGCTTCGGGCGAGTAGGCGTGAGCGGCGACGTAGGTGCCGCGGCGCTCGGCCTCCTCGACGACCGCGCGCAGCTCGTCGGGGGAGTACTGCGGAATCCGGATGGGATCGGTGAGGGAGAACACCCCGCCCGAGGTCATCACCTTGATGGCATGGGCGCCGGTGCGCAGGCGGCGGCGCACCGCCAGGCGCAGCTCGTCGACCCCGTCGACCACCTCGCACATGTGGCCCTCGGTGAAGCAGATGTCGACGTGTGCGGAGCGAGGATCGCCGTGCCCGCCGGTCTGGCTGAGCGCTGGCCCCGTGAAGTGATAGCGCGGCGACCGGAAGAGATCGGTCTCGACGGCGCGGGCCAGCCCGATGTCGCCTCCGGCCACATCCCGAACGGTGGTGAACCCGCGCCGCAGGGCGCTGCCGAGGCGACGGGCACCGTTGATCGCGGCGTAGCTCAGCGGCCCCCGCTCGTTCTCGAACCCGTCCATGCTCGTGGCGTAGGCGTGGAAGTGCGCGTCGATCAGTCCGGGGACGATCCATCCGCCGGCGGCGTCGAGCACCTCGGCCGAGGCATCCGCTCGCTCGGTGACGATTCCGTCGACGATGCAGAGATCGCGGTCGACGAAGCCCTGCACTGTTCGATCCCAGACATGGGCGCCGGTGATCCTCAGCGATGCCGATTCCATCTTCGTTCTCCTTCTCGACGTTGTGCGGCTGACCCTCGTGGTTCTGCGGCCGTCAGCGCAGGCTGAAGCCCTCGGCGAGCGGGTCGGCCGGGTCGAGCTCGAACTCGCACGTGCCCACACGGTACGCCTGGCCGGTGACTTCGGGCACCACGGCGCCATCCGTGCGCTCGGCCACCCGTGCGAGGAAGCGCGTGCCGATGATCGAGTCGTGGGTGAGCACCTCGCCGTCGGCGAGCTCGCCCGTGTGCGCGAGCAGCGCCACGCGAGAGGCAGTGCCCGAGCCGCACGGGCTGCGGTCGACCTCGCCGTCGGCGAAGACGGTGACGTTGCGCTGCCACGGGCCGTCGGCGGTGCGGCCCAGGTCGTCGACGAGGATCGTGCCGTACACACCCGACAGGCGGTCGTCGGCGACCTGTGCTGCCGGGTGGTCGTTCAGCGCCCACTTGATCTCGCGACCGAGG
The DNA window shown above is from Agromyces cerinus and carries:
- a CDS encoding proline racemase family protein, producing the protein MRGRRVVSAVDSHTEGMPTRVVTGGVGRIPGATMNDRRLYAMEHLDGLRGLLMNEPRGHASMSGAFLQPPARDDADWGVVFIEASGFLPMCGHGTIGVATVLVETGMVEVVEPVTEIRLDVPAGLVIARVAVEGGHAVHVTIENVPSFVERLDASIEVPGYGAVPYSVAFGGNFYALVDLDDVGLPFDRTRKDDIVAAGLAIMEAINTQAPPRHPELDGANHVHHVEFIAPGSDAVRSRHAMAIHPGWFDRSPCGTGTSARMAELHARGELALDTDFVNESFIGTEFTGRLLRETTVGGVPAVVPTITGRAWVTGLGQYFLDDDDPFPEGFVF
- a CDS encoding aldehyde dehydrogenase (NADP(+)), with protein sequence MTTSTEPDLDRVAERAAAVARAFAATEPRARAAALVAVADALDRNAAELIAIAMRETGLTAPRLIGEVRRTSNQLRLFAEAIVDGAYLDARIDAADPEYVIGPRPDVRRVLEPVGPVLNFAASNFPFAFSVAGGDSAAALAAGCPVVVKAHSGHLELSRRTAEVVIEALAGAGMPDGVFQLIEGQQNGVALLKDDRIRAGAFTGSTHVGRLLADIAATRPRPIPFYGELGSVNPVYATPGAVVAEPELLQGFLASVAGSAGQLCTKPGFLFVPTGAELGELAEAAAAVGEHRLLNPGIGRAFEERRSAVLGADGVAVLAEGEVRVDDDGQRFVTPTVVEVSVEQLRAQPDALLEESFGPLSVIVRYSDAAALPDLHRELFPGNLTSTVHATDAEAGELGDLVEALAETSGRVLFGGWPTGVSVTAAMQHGGPFPATTTDATSVGTAAITRFLRGVAYQNAPAALLPDALRDDNPWGVPQRRSEAGRSSEWGSLTGIH
- a CDS encoding metal-dependent hydrolase family protein → MESASLRITGAHVWDRTVQGFVDRDLCIVDGIVTERADASAEVLDAAGGWIVPGLIDAHFHAYATSMDGFENERGPLSYAAINGARRLGSALRRGFTTVRDVAGGDIGLARAVETDLFRSPRYHFTGPALSQTGGHGDPRSAHVDICFTEGHMCEVVDGVDELRLAVRRRLRTGAHAIKVMTSGGVFSLTDPIRIPQYSPDELRAVVEEAERRGTYVAAHAYSPEAVVHSIENGVRSIEHGNLIDSPTARRMAELGAILVPTLAAYDAMDRRGAELGLNEISLAKNAEVLSKGQEAVQLALAAGVPVGFGSDLMGDLEDDQLCGVRLQVEASGATETLRSLTETNAALIGDRRLGHLDAGAYGDAVVLAANPIAEPAALWEADARRHIVQAGRRVV